The window ATCAATAAGCGCCAGGTCTGCTGCTCGACCTATGAGGGGCTCGTTCGGGTTCGTTGGCAGAGTCATCTTAGCCTTCTTGCGAGGCGACGAACCAGGATCAGCAGCCCAAGCCTCAGCCTCGGGCTCCATGATCAACTCCGTTGGAGCCAGCACACTCCCAACAAACGTGGCGGGGGAGGTGCCAGGAGAGCGATTAGGAAGTACATCATCGTTTGTTTAATTGCAGCCTACCCTGCTACACGCGACGGTCGCCTGTTGGGGAGCGCGAACCGCGATCTGGTTTCACGGCGTGCCAGTGATGAAGCCGGCACGCGAAACGCCTGATGAGAGGGTGTGCCGTGGCGATGCGGTTCCTGCCGACGGCTCTGCCTGAGGGTCTCAGCACCGTGCTTCGGGCTCTCGCGATGACGGGTGACCGCAGACGTGTTCGAAGACGGGAGTGTGTGACCCACGGCAGGGGGCTACGGGGGGGGGGGGGGGTACTAGAGCACTGTTGTCGGCCCGCTTGGTGCCTGGTGCGGTGTACTCGACTGGCTTGGCTCAGCGGCATGAATGCGAACGCGCGAATGTATCGGGGTCGGCATTGTCAGCAAAGATCGCGCCGCTTTTTTCCCGGACCACGGCGGGCTGACGTTGGAGCAGGATAAATCAAAAAGGTCTACAGTGAAATTCCTTCCGACAAAGAGGTGCCCCTAAGCGCTGTCCCGTAAATGATCGACGACGTGTTCGTTGACCGGCCTGCTTCTTTGTCGCCCGGCGAGGGTGAGGTTGTGGAGGCGGGCGATGCCAAGCATGGCGTGGTGGACGTCGTCTCCCTTGAGACGGCAGTCGCGGGGGATCCTCCAGCGTCTTCACGCGGGCGAAGGCCTGCTTGACGCGGGCGCGGACTTTGCGATGGGAGGTGATGTGTTTCTCTTTCCAGGCCGGGAGTTCGGCCTGGCCGCGTTCGCGGCGGTGCGGGATGACCAGGCCGGTGCCCCGGTAGCCGCCGCGCGGCGGTAGCGCACCGAACTGGTGCTGCCCTGGGCACAGAATCTGCTGCAGTTTCTGCACACGGACAGGCTCGGCCACTGCACCTGCAGCAGTCGGGTCGGACATCAACGTACATCCAACCTCCCCAACCATCAGCCGGCGAACAATGCGGTCGCAGCACTACTGTAGCCATCTGGAAGCAAGTAAATATGCGGCGCCGCCGACTCCAGCTGCTCTGTGGAGTAACTTGTCAGCCATCGACTACTCAGCAGGAAACTCGCGGCTTGCTGACATTTCCAGCCATACGATCTTGCCTCTGCCGCTGGGTGAACTCCCGAACGCCGAAGTAAGTGCATCTACAATGTACAGACCTCTGCCGCCTTCCGCCTCGCTCTCTTCCTCTTTGGTTGCGTAGAACGTGGGAATTGGAGGAGCAGTCTCTGAATCACAGACCTCCATTTGGATTCGGTCGGCTCGTAGACGGAGACGCAGCTCCACGTCGCTGTCCGCATGGATGAGTGCATTAGTGGTGAGCTCGGACACAATAAGCTCGAGGTCATCAGACAGGGTGTCTAGGCCCCAGCCCTTCAAGCTCTCGCGCACAAATTTCCGTGATGCCCGCACGCCTTGAAGGTCTCGCCGCTGAATCTCCATGCGTTTGCTAGGTAGGTGCGAGGCTGGCGAGACACCTTCATAGCGGGCCACGAGTAGAGCTACATCATCGAGTCGGTGTTGTTGGTCGGGAACTGCGGCCGCCAGTCTGTCGGCGTACCCTTCAAGATTGGAATCGACATCGTCTAGAGACCCAAGTAGTTCGGTTGCGCTAGCGACAACGTCATCGTGCCTTCGGGCAATTCCGTCAGTATAGAGAAGAAGCAAGGCTCCGGAGTTGAGTTGAATATCAAACGACTGATAAAGTGCCGCCGATTGAACTCCTAGTGGAACCCCAGGATGCGCCGTTACCAGCTGGGTCGTTCGATCAGTGTTCTTGACGAGAGGCGGTGGATGGCCCGCCAGACAGCCTTGAGCCTTGCCGTTTGAAACATTCAGATAGAGAACGCAGCAGGTTGCGAGAAGATCTGTGTCCAATCTGAGGAGAATTTCGTTGGTGCGTTTCAAGATCTCCGAAGGGCTGTGACCTTCACTCGCATATGCAAGAATCGCAGTGCGTACCTGACCCATGACCACGGTACTTTCGACTCCGTGCCCTTCCACATCCCCAACGACGAGTCCGATTTGGTTAGCGTGGAGTGTTATCACGTCGTACCAGTCGCCGCCTGATCCAAAATCAGGTGTGGCGGACAGGTGGCGTGCTGCGATAGTCACTTCCGGCAGCTCAGCAAGAAAGCGTGGAAGGAGCCTCTTCTGGAGACATCGGGAAAGCTCATGTTCGCGCTGGCTCAGGCGGACGCGTTCCAGGGCGGATCCCAGCAAGTCTGCCATCATCATCAGCACTGTCTGTTCCTCTGCCGCGAATGTGCGCTCTTCGGAGAAAATAAGGTTGCATACGCCTATTCGCCGAAAATTGCCACCTCGTAGGGGGAGGTAGGCCCAGGATTCGCCGCCGTCCTCCAGGGCGTTCGGATAGCTGTCTTTCCTCTGCGAGCTGTCACTGAAGAAGATGGGTCGCCCATAAAGAGCGTCTGCGGTTGGATCGCTGTCGTTGACACTTGAGCCGTGCAGTCTCTTGATGACTGCCGAAGACTTTCCACTGTGCCCGACGACCCATATACGACCGTCCGCGACCGCACTGAGTGTGATGTCCTTGGCTCCAAAAGGATCAAGGATATATGTTTTCGCAGCACAAAATACATCTTTTGCGGTAAACGCTCGATTCAGTGCAATCGCCAGCCTGCGCAACGGGTACATGAGGGTGAGGCCGGTTGAGCCGCGGGCATATGGGAGTCCCCACTTTGCATTTCGGGAACTCTCGGGCGGCGTACCTCCAAACATAGGAACAAGCACCGGACGAAAACTGGAAGTCACCGGTATGCCTTGTGAAGAAAGGTGAGCAAGCGCGTGTGCTAGCTGATTGTTACGTCCTTCCAGCCACTCAATTTGTTCATTACTGCACATGCCATGCCGGGAAGTGGGGAGAAGGATGCTGAGTACGCCATAACAGTGATCATTCACTGTCAATGGCGCCGACGCGATGGCATAGGGAAACAGTCCGACAAAGTACTCGTCGTCTGAAGTGGGGTGCGGTTCCTCCGCAACTATGAACTCGCGAGTCCTGAAAGCGACAGCGGAGGAATAGGGTGCATCTAGGTCCATGCGGTCGGGCATCCAGAAGATTGCCGGCGGAGACCCGGCAATCATTGCGGTTCCCAAACCTTGGCTACGTTGTTCCGCCAGATACACGATGCCCATAACTGCATCTAGTTTTCCCACGACGTCGTGGAGGGCTGTGTATAGAGTTTGTTGAAGTATTTCAGTGTGGCGGACTGTCTCTGATGGCCTGTGGCTGGTGGCTTCCGTCATTGAATCGAATCCCTTGCCTCAGCCCCGCCGAGGCGGCACTGCAGCGCCTGATTAGCCGCAATAACGCCCGAGGAGGGAATGTGGCCCTGCTCTGAGTGTACGTCCCGGAGGTTCTGAGGTCCCGGCAGTCGTCTCTCGGCGAGCTGTCCGGTAACTAAGAGTGGAACCCAGGACGCTCGCTCCTGATGAGATGCTGTTCGCGGCCTCTGTCCTGGTGAGCGGATCTGCCTGGCGGGCCCTACTGACCTGAGTCAGAGATTCGTCGGCAGTAGGTGGCGACTTTGTCGAGGATCTCGTCGGCTGTCTTGGTCCAGACGAAGGGGCGTGGGTTGTCGTTCCAGTCGGCGAGCCAGGCGCGGATGTCGCGTTCGAGGGCCTGGACGGAGCGGTGGACACCG is drawn from Streptomyces sp. NBC_01717 and contains these coding sequences:
- a CDS encoding SpoIIE family protein phosphatase, which codes for MTEATSHRPSETVRHTEILQQTLYTALHDVVGKLDAVMGIVYLAEQRSQGLGTAMIAGSPPAIFWMPDRMDLDAPYSSAVAFRTREFIVAEEPHPTSDDEYFVGLFPYAIASAPLTVNDHCYGVLSILLPTSRHGMCSNEQIEWLEGRNNQLAHALAHLSSQGIPVTSSFRPVLVPMFGGTPPESSRNAKWGLPYARGSTGLTLMYPLRRLAIALNRAFTAKDVFCAAKTYILDPFGAKDITLSAVADGRIWVVGHSGKSSAVIKRLHGSSVNDSDPTADALYGRPIFFSDSSQRKDSYPNALEDGGESWAYLPLRGGNFRRIGVCNLIFSEERTFAAEEQTVLMMMADLLGSALERVRLSQREHELSRCLQKRLLPRFLAELPEVTIAARHLSATPDFGSGGDWYDVITLHANQIGLVVGDVEGHGVESTVVMGQVRTAILAYASEGHSPSEILKRTNEILLRLDTDLLATCCVLYLNVSNGKAQGCLAGHPPPLVKNTDRTTQLVTAHPGVPLGVQSAALYQSFDIQLNSGALLLLYTDGIARRHDDVVASATELLGSLDDVDSNLEGYADRLAAAVPDQQHRLDDVALLVARYEGVSPASHLPSKRMEIQRRDLQGVRASRKFVRESLKGWGLDTLSDDLELIVSELTTNALIHADSDVELRLRLRADRIQMEVCDSETAPPIPTFYATKEEESEAEGGRGLYIVDALTSAFGSSPSGRGKIVWLEMSASREFPAE